In the genome of Megachile rotundata isolate GNS110a chromosome 16, iyMegRotu1, whole genome shotgun sequence, the window ttgTGTATGAGAGGGTGTGCTAGAGGGGTGATTTTAAGCGTGTTCAAACCTGCAAGTTCCCCCACTTAGAGGAGACAGGGACCACCACTGAGATATTCCTGTAGTTTCAGAACATAAAGTACATCTGATGTGCACACATCAATCTGTTTTCATGTACTAATTAgttttctaataatttaaaaataatactaatttattttcatttataccaAGTCAATGTGAAACAGCAGGGGAAGTTTATATTTAATAGCAATATATATTTACTACATAcaaattgaatattatatttttttttagtcaTTGAAACAATGTACTACAGATATGGATGCAGATATGTGGAATGCATATCATTTAATGAGCAACAGAGCTAGGGCAGTTTGTTATGCAGCTCGTAGTACACAGTTTCGTGCTCTGACAGAGTTGACTGTGAATAAGTTAATGCAAACTGCACATACCCAGATTAAAACATTAAGCTCATTGAAGGtaagcaaataaaaaattacatatcaattatattatttttaattattgaataatacttTAGGAAGGTCAAGATCGTTTGGAAGAACAAACAGTGGAAGCATTATCTTCTTTATCTGAAGGTAACAAAGCATTGTTAGAACAGCAACAGCACCTAAGGGATGCACAAGCATCAGCTCATAATCTTGTAAGCACAAATTTGAGAGAATTGAGCAGTGAAAGAGCATTGATTCGATCAGGGCATGCACAACTTGCTGCAATGACAGAAGATCTCAGAAACAAACTAGGTAAATCAGCAGTGGAAAAATAATCATAGttcttataattaattacttgTATCATTCCATAGAACAAGCAAATAGAAATCTTGAACAACAAGCCATCGAACGTGGTGAAAATCATAGAGAAATACTTGAAGATTTGATGAGCATTCAAGAACAAGCACAAGTAATTTGGGACAAACTAGAATCTAGTACCAACCGAATTTTCACACAACATGAAGAAGCACTTTTACAGTATGAACAAACGTTACAGAAGTTAGCTCAGATTAATGAAACTATTCAGTATGTTTGGAACATAACAAACACTATGCGTGCAGAAGTGGATGAGAAACTTAACTGGTTAACAAACTACATAGGCGACACTGGTATTTAaacagttattaatattagtactgaaaaaattataaaactgatgctattttttacaattataggAGATCAAATGCACAGGATGTATCGTGCAGGGTTGCATATTGTGTATTTATTGCTTGCTATGGTGACTGCTTCGTTTCTCCACGCACCTCTGCTCACTAGAATCACGATTATGGGACTTGTCCCATTAAATCTACTATCATATCTAAAACATGGAATGGATGCTTGCTTGGATTTTACTTCATTGACGGCTCTGATATTTTTGATTACAACAAGTTAgtattacaataaataatatttgtaaattgattGAATAACGCTCCAGTTTTCAGTGCATTTTGTGATGATCGGAATTCAGCGCTTATGCGGACTAAGGTCAAGAAATATACGACCAGAACCAGTTCAAGTTATGAATACAAATGGTCATATGAACGGAACTTCTCACAGTTATGTTTCATCTTCGTATAGTAATCTTGCAACATCGCGAGATCCCTCAGTCTCTTTATACGCAAAACTGAAGAACAGTATACGacaattttataactttgtccgatatgaaataaatttagGCATTCGtaagtttctaaatattctCGTGAACTATTGACTCAGGGTTCTTCAGGCTACAGTAAATAATTATGTTTCAGAGAAATGTAGTTCCTTGATGCAGTCAATAGCTTCATGGAGCAAGCAAAGTTTAACGCAGCGCGAAGAGCTTTCCTGCTCGTACATACCTTCAAGAAGGAACCGTGAAGATCTTGTTCATAGTTATGAGCGAGAGTTCCCTAGCATGTCCGAAGACGTCACTGATTTTGAAAACTCTAATATAATAAATGGAAGAAACGAAAGTATCGACGATCTTGACAAATTAACCGATGCACACGAGTTAAGATTACGCTTGAAGAGAAGAACTACTAGATCTCCTCGTTCTCATGCTCGTTCACCTACCAGAAGGTACGCAAATGGTTAAATATTAACGATTCTAAAATGCGATATggaagtcaaaaaatgaaataatttttgttcagtGTCACCTCATCATCGGACACGCCGTCTCGCATTCTGTGCAATGCAATAACAAAAACTGGAAGCAGGTGTCGTATAGCAGCAATGAATGATCACATTTATTGCTACAGACATGTAGATGGGTCCTCGTTGTTAGGtgactaaaatattttttaagacgTTACTTCTATAaactgtaaattaataaaaggTAGTTTGTAGTTTGATGTAGAACAGACAAGTGGGATAGATAGTGTAGATTATATTTATTCACTAtcgttttaattacaattttaacgaTAGTCGTATTTAGATGTTATAGTTAGATCTATTATTCGATTTGGTGCCACAATCGAATATTATTTTGGATTTGTTTTTAATGATAACACTGTGCCTTTGACGAGTTGCCTTGAATTATTAAGACTTAGAtagtaaatcaaaattataaaaaagaaaattacgtTGTATATAATAGTATTGTATATTAGTATCAAATGTTTTAGTTAAATAAGAATGTATTTTCACTGAATGCACCTTGTACTTAGAAATTGTAAAAGACGTATTTTATAAGTTCACTTGTTAACTGTAATAATATCAAACAtatctgtaatttatttttataaatcgc includes:
- the LOC105661892 gene encoding protein brambleberry; the protein is MKHICISALLVMMLTCQNGRASVLEWFWKKDTDDTTVLVADGVPLISIPYESMTEDEKFLQEASKFTEIQTSSPLETCQHKVIMKIKTSCTAMTEEELAKLSVNLLNCQSAVEGRKMFPCTEEMSLKQCTTDMDADMWNAYHLMSNRARAVCYAARSTQFRALTELTVNKLMQTAHTQIKTLSSLKEGQDRLEEQTVEALSSLSEGNKALLEQQQHLRDAQASAHNLVSTNLRELSSERALIRSGHAQLAAMTEDLRNKLEQANRNLEQQAIERGENHREILEDLMSIQEQAQVIWDKLESSTNRIFTQHEEALLQYEQTLQKLAQINETIQYVWNITNTMRAEVDEKLNWLTNYIGDTGDQMHRMYRAGLHIVYLLLAMVTASFLHAPLLTRITIMGLVPLNLLSYLKHGMDACLDFTSLTALIFLITTMHFVMIGIQRLCGLRSRNIRPEPVQVMNTNGHMNGTSHSYVSSSYSNLATSRDPSVSLYAKLKNSIRQFYNFVRYEINLGIQKCSSLMQSIASWSKQSLTQREELSCSYIPSRRNREDLVHSYEREFPSMSEDVTDFENSNIINGRNESIDDLDKLTDAHELRLRLKRRTTRSPRSHARSPTRSVTSSSDTPSRILCNAITKTGSRCRIAAMNDHIYCYRHVDGSSLLGD